The segment CCCGGTGGGATTTGAACCCACGACCTACGGCTTAGGAGGCCGCCGCTCTGATTCCATGCTGAGCTACGGGTCCCAAACACAGAAATGCAACGACCATTTTTAAACATTATCCATCACGGATCCAGTTAACCCTGAATATAAGAAAAGCGGGCCGACTCATACCTGCAATCCTGGGGAATACTCTTGTAAGGTATAATCCCCTAAGGCCTCGGGGAACTCTCATTTAGGGCGGTGAGGAGGATAGTAGGAAGTACCTCTTACTTCCTTAGTTCCCACTAATGTTAAAATCCGTTTATTTATTGGGGTTTTATGAATTGCATAAAGGCTAGGTTAACCGATAGGGTTACCATAAATACCAAAATGATAGCGATATGCCCGGTCACTAATACCATAGATAATTACTCTGTAACAATAGAGTATAAGCCTAATTGCGAGGATCCGGAGGGTTGTCAATACATAGAGCTCAAGTCCCTTAGGGAGTACCTTGACTCGTTTAGGGNTAGATCGATCTATCACGAGGATTTAATAAATGAATTAATGAAGGCAATTCAGGAGGCATGTGATCCAGAGGAGTTACGAATAGTGCTGAACAGCGAGTACATGGGAATGAGGTACACCATTGAGTTAAGCGCATGAATATCGTGAATTGTTTTTTATATTTAGGGACCCACCTCCCCTAGTTTTAATGGAGTTTTCTATTAGTATTTATCAGGTTTATTATGAAGTTAGCGGATGCCTCGGCATGCTCAAATGGCCTTGTTTGAGGCTTATTCCTGTAATCCAGTATGTATACGCTGCACTCACCAGCATTAGCCGCGGCGAATGCATAGTACCTATTTGCCAATTGATGCATCTCTATCTCGTTCTCTCCCTCGGCTTCCCTAGCCCTTAGGCTCTCGTCCTTGCTCCTCCTTTGACTTATATCCTTAGGACTGAACTCGAGCAGAACAATGGCGTCGGGCCTTAATTTAGCCATTATCCTATCCGGGAGGCCTGGATAATAACCTCCCTGGACTTGTATGGATGCATGAGTATCTATTAAAACGTCGCCGCTCATTTTCGCGATTTCCTCTGCAGCCATTTCT is part of the Thermocladium sp. ECH_B genome and harbors:
- a CDS encoding adenylate kinase, coding for MKIVLVAVPGAGKSTTLNMVKEKMPDVAVVNYGDVMLDIAKRMYGITHRDEMRRKIPVDEYRKVQEMAAEEIAKMSGDVLIDTHASIQVQGGYYPGLPDRIMAKLRPDAIVLLEFSPKDISQRRSKDESLRAREAEGENEIEMHQLANRYYAFAAANAGECSVYILDYRNKPQTRPFEHAEASANFIINLINTNRKLH